The Ancylothrix sp. D3o sequence TGGAAATTGGGCCGGCCTATGAAGACCGTATTATTCGCGTTGAATTTTTTGGCGATGAAATTGAAGCGATCCGCTATGTAGATCCGGTAACAGGTAGTATTTTACAAAGTTTAGAAGGCTTAAATGTTTATCCAGCACGTCACTTTGTCACGCCTGAAGATAAACTCGAAGACGCTTGTCTCGCCATTCGGCAAGAATTAGAAGAACGGCTGGAAGAGTTGAATAAAGAAGGTAAGTTACTTGAAGCCCAGCGCCTTGAACAACGCTGTCGGTATGATTTAGAGATGTTGGAAGAGGTGGGATATTGCAATGGTGTAGAAAATTATTCGCGGCATTTGGCAGGCAGAATGGCCGGTGAACCGCCGGAATGTTTAATTGATTATTTCCCGAAAGATTGGCTATTAGTGGTGGATGAATCCCACGTTACAGTTCCCCAAATTCGCGGGATGTATAATGGCGACCAAGCGCGGAAAAAAGTATTAATTGATCATGGTTTTCGCTTACCGAGTGCGGCGGATAACCGGCCCCTAAAGTCTGATGAATTTTGGGATAAAGTTAATCAATGTATTTTCGTTTCTGCAACGCCTGGAGATTGGGAAATGCAGTTAACAGAAGGGAAAATAGCCGAGCAAATTATTCGACCCACCGGCGTGCTTGATCCAGAGATTTTTGTCCGTCCAACGGAGGGGCAAATTGATGATTTGTTAGGGGAAATTAAAGAACGAGTTGTTAAACAAGAACGGGTACTTGTGACAACTTTAACAAAACGGATGGCAGAAGATTTGACAGAATATTTGCAAGAGCGAGCTATCCGTGTCCGCTATTTGCATTCAGAAATCAAATCAATTGAGCGCATTGAGATTATTCAAGCGTTGCAAGAAGGTGAGTTTGATGTGTTAGTTGGGGTGAACTTATTACGGGAAGGTTTAGACTTACCGGAAGTTTCCCTGGTGGCGATTTTAGATGCAGATAAGGAGGGTTTTTTGCGTGCAGAACGTTCGCTTATTCAAACCATCGGACGAGCGGCGCGTCATGTGCGCGGACAAGCGATTTTGTATGGGGATAATTTGACGAAAAGTATGATTAAGGCGATGGAAGAAACGGATCGCCGCAGGGGTATTCAGATGGCGTATAATCGGATGCACAATATTACGCCGCAGCCGATTAAGAAAAAGTCGGGGAATGCAATTTTGGCGTTTTTGGATGTCTCAAGACGGTTGAATTCTCAGCAGTTGGAGGTGGCTTATGAGCAGGCGGATGATTTATCTTTGGAACAAATACCAGAGTTAATTACGCAGTTGGAAGCGCAGATGAAGGAGGCGGCGAAAAAGTTGGAATTTGAGCAGGCGGCGAAGTACCGAGATCAGATTAAGCATCTGCGAGATAAGATGTTGGGGAATTAGTTAGTTTGGGTTGGGTTGGGTTGAGTTGAGTTGGGTTTCGCTTTGCTCAACCCAACCTACGATTTACAATTGTTTGGGATCTATTCCAAATTCTCGCAATTTTGCTTCTAAGAGTTCATTGCGCCGGCGTTGTTGTTCGAGTTCAGATAAAGCATTTTCTTTTTCTTGACGTTCTTGTTCTCGAAGTTGTCCAATTTCCACAAAAGATAAAAACTTTTGTCCATCTGGCCGGTAAATTTCTAGGGTATCGTCTGGAAGTTCAAAGCGGATATTTAAACGGGGACTCACCCATCCATTAATTTCTTCGATGATTTCTAAATGTTGTCCTGAACGCAAATAGCCAATGAATTCATTATCATCTGGATCGTAGATGTAATATTCTTCTACGCCGTAAGTTTCGTAAAATTTGAATTTCAAAGCCATTTTTTTGAGCCGGTTTCCGGGGGATAATATTTCAAATACAACTTGCGGGGGGATGTTGTTTTCTTCCCATTGTTTATAGGAACCTCGGTCGCCTTTTGGCCGGTTGAAAACAACCATAGTATCGGGTGCTTGGCGTCGTTTGTTATCGCCTTCTACGGGATACCATAGTAAGTCACCGGCTACAAAAACATCGGGGTTATTTGCGTATAATAATTCGAGGTTTTCTTTGATGGTGACAATCCAGCGGAATTGTTTGGTATTATCTGACATGGGTTCGCCGTCGCTGTCGGGGTAGATGATGGCCGGTTTTTTTGTGCTTTCGAGTTGTTTGATCATAAATAAATTACCTTTTTAAAGTTGGAATTGAGAGGCCGGTGGGTTAGGATGATTTTAACAAATAGGCCGGTTTTTGTAGGTTGGGTAGAACGAAGTGAAACCCAACCCATACAACACTAGCCTTTTCACCCACCGGCCACTTTTTGCAAAAATCTCCTATCATTTTTATAACCCTATTATCTTATCGCTATGACAACTACCCCTCTAACAAAAGCCTATGAAGAATTAATCGAATTTATAGCCACCGGCACCACTCCCCAAAGCCTAATTAACTTTCAAGCTTCTGATACCGTAAAACAGCGGGTAATACACCTAATTGAGCTAGAAAAAATCAACAGCCTCACTCAAGACGAAAAGAAAGAATTAGACAACTATATGCAAATTGAACATTTGATGAGGTTA is a genomic window containing:
- a CDS encoding Uma2 family endonuclease, with protein sequence MIKQLESTKKPAIIYPDSDGEPMSDNTKQFRWIVTIKENLELLYANNPDVFVAGDLLWYPVEGDNKRRQAPDTMVVFNRPKGDRGSYKQWEENNIPPQVVFEILSPGNRLKKMALKFKFYETYGVEEYYIYDPDDNEFIGYLRSGQHLEIIEEINGWVSPRLNIRFELPDDTLEIYRPDGQKFLSFVEIGQLREQERQEKENALSELEQQRRRNELLEAKLREFGIDPKQL
- the uvrB gene encoding excinuclease ABC subunit UvrB, which produces MAEFHLQAPFVPTGDQPQAIAQLVKGIQAGYPHQTLLGATGTGKTFSIASVIEKIGKPTLVLAHNKTLAAQLCNELRQFFPENAVEYFISYYDYYQPEAYIPVTDTYIEKTASINEEIDMLRHSATRSLFERQDVIVVASISCIYGLGMPAEYFKASIPLRVGKEVNQRELLRDLATVQYSRNDTELGRGKFRVRGDVLEIGPAYEDRIIRVEFFGDEIEAIRYVDPVTGSILQSLEGLNVYPARHFVTPEDKLEDACLAIRQELEERLEELNKEGKLLEAQRLEQRCRYDLEMLEEVGYCNGVENYSRHLAGRMAGEPPECLIDYFPKDWLLVVDESHVTVPQIRGMYNGDQARKKVLIDHGFRLPSAADNRPLKSDEFWDKVNQCIFVSATPGDWEMQLTEGKIAEQIIRPTGVLDPEIFVRPTEGQIDDLLGEIKERVVKQERVLVTTLTKRMAEDLTEYLQERAIRVRYLHSEIKSIERIEIIQALQEGEFDVLVGVNLLREGLDLPEVSLVAILDADKEGFLRAERSLIQTIGRAARHVRGQAILYGDNLTKSMIKAMEETDRRRGIQMAYNRMHNITPQPIKKKSGNAILAFLDVSRRLNSQQLEVAYEQADDLSLEQIPELITQLEAQMKEAAKKLEFEQAAKYRDQIKHLRDKMLGN